A genomic region of Gemmata massiliana contains the following coding sequences:
- a CDS encoding prenyltransferase/squalene oxidase repeat-containing protein translates to MSHLNRRDWLKVAAVAPAALVAFPRTVFAAPSADDVKAVVDKALKFFKTAQKENGSFGTPRSGEPGLTALVVSALVKNGVSAEDPTIAKGLKYLESKIQKDGGVYDQGLSNYMTSLAIMTFKEANAGGKYDKVIESAAKYVKSLQFAEGLTEKDANFGGAGYDKPGGRARPDMSNTHFMVEALLASGVSKDDPSIKRALVYVSRSQNLASDEFNNLPFAKKAGEADKGGFVYNLSDADNPKSPKLTAEGGLRSEGGMTYAGLKSFLYAGVGKDDKRVQAAVNWVRQHYTVTENPGQKDSGLYYYYHTFAKAMDALGEDEFADAKGTKHDWRQELFDELKKRQKENGSWANSNGAFLENLPELATAFAVLSISYCKKK, encoded by the coding sequence ATGTCCCACCTGAACCGTCGCGACTGGCTCAAAGTTGCTGCCGTTGCGCCCGCGGCGCTGGTCGCCTTTCCGCGGACCGTGTTCGCGGCGCCGAGCGCCGACGACGTGAAGGCCGTTGTCGACAAGGCCCTCAAGTTCTTCAAGACGGCTCAGAAGGAGAACGGCAGTTTCGGAACCCCACGGTCCGGCGAGCCGGGGTTGACCGCGCTCGTCGTCTCCGCGCTCGTCAAGAACGGGGTCTCGGCCGAAGATCCGACTATCGCCAAGGGGCTCAAGTACCTCGAATCGAAGATTCAAAAAGACGGCGGCGTGTACGATCAGGGGTTGTCCAACTACATGACGTCCCTTGCCATTATGACGTTCAAGGAGGCGAACGCCGGGGGCAAGTACGACAAGGTGATCGAGAGCGCCGCGAAATACGTGAAGTCCCTCCAGTTCGCCGAGGGGCTGACCGAGAAGGATGCGAACTTCGGCGGGGCCGGGTACGACAAACCGGGCGGGCGGGCGCGCCCGGACATGTCGAACACGCACTTCATGGTCGAGGCGCTGCTGGCGTCCGGAGTGAGCAAGGACGACCCGTCCATCAAGCGGGCGCTCGTGTACGTCAGCCGGAGCCAGAACCTGGCGAGCGACGAGTTCAACAACCTGCCGTTCGCGAAGAAGGCGGGCGAGGCGGACAAGGGCGGGTTCGTCTACAACCTGTCAGACGCGGACAACCCGAAGAGCCCCAAGCTGACCGCCGAGGGCGGGCTGCGGAGCGAGGGCGGGATGACCTACGCGGGCCTCAAGAGCTTCCTGTACGCGGGCGTGGGCAAGGACGACAAGCGCGTCCAGGCCGCGGTGAACTGGGTGCGCCAGCACTACACCGTGACCGAGAACCCGGGGCAGAAGGACTCGGGCCTGTACTACTACTACCACACGTTCGCCAAGGCGATGGACGCGCTCGGCGAGGACGAGTTCGCCGACGCCAAAGGGACCAAGCACGACTGGCGCCAGGAACTGTTCGACGAACTCAAGAAGCGCCAGAAGGAAAACGGGAGCTGGGCCAACTCCAACGGCGCGTTTCTGGAAAACCTGCCCGAACTCGCCACCGCGTTCGCAGTTCTTTCAATCAGCTATTGCAAAAAGAAGTAA
- a CDS encoding tRNA dihydrouridine synthase, which produces MLNADKPALVLAPMEGVTDAPMRAVQGDAGAFTYAVTEFLRVSHAVPPRHVFRDHVPELDTDAKTLTGLPVQVQLLGGDANLMAESAVRAHELGATAVDINFGCPAPTVNRHDGGAALLRHPKRIREIVTAVRAALPRAVPVSAKLRLGWDGIDAIHENATMAAEGGASWITIHGRTRVAGYAPPIYWEPIGAVRERLGLPVVANGDIWTLDDFRRCRDATGCRHFMLGRGALADPRLAHRVAAELGLRPLSERASPEVPFDWPAQLRALVEWSRRFDMMRSNKNVSRLKQWLRLAAQFGSFTRFDAVKRADNVEDLFAALEAHN; this is translated from the coding sequence ATGCTCAACGCCGATAAACCCGCACTGGTGCTCGCGCCGATGGAGGGCGTGACCGATGCGCCCATGCGGGCGGTCCAGGGGGATGCGGGCGCGTTCACTTACGCCGTTACCGAGTTCCTCCGCGTCAGTCACGCGGTCCCGCCCCGGCACGTCTTCCGCGACCACGTTCCCGAACTGGACACCGACGCGAAAACGCTGACCGGGCTCCCCGTTCAAGTTCAACTGTTGGGCGGTGATGCGAACCTGATGGCGGAATCGGCGGTCCGCGCGCACGAACTCGGCGCGACGGCCGTCGACATCAACTTCGGGTGTCCCGCGCCCACCGTGAACCGGCACGACGGCGGGGCCGCGCTCCTGCGCCACCCGAAGCGCATCCGCGAGATCGTTACAGCCGTCCGCGCCGCGCTCCCGCGCGCGGTGCCGGTGTCGGCGAAGCTGCGGCTCGGCTGGGACGGGATCGACGCGATCCACGAGAACGCGACGATGGCCGCCGAGGGCGGGGCGTCGTGGATCACAATCCACGGGCGCACGCGCGTCGCGGGGTACGCTCCGCCGATCTACTGGGAACCGATCGGGGCGGTGCGCGAGCGGCTCGGGCTGCCGGTCGTGGCCAACGGGGACATCTGGACGCTCGACGATTTCCGCCGGTGCCGCGACGCGACCGGGTGCCGGCACTTCATGCTCGGGCGCGGGGCGCTCGCGGACCCGCGACTCGCGCACCGCGTCGCGGCCGAACTCGGTCTGCGCCCGCTCTCGGAACGCGCTTCCCCAGAAGTGCCATTCGATTGGCCCGCTCAGTTGCGGGCGCTCGTGGAGTGGTCGCGCCGGTTCGATATGATGCGGTCCAATAAGAACGTGAGCCGGCTCAAGCAGTGGCTCCGGCTGGCCGCCCAGTTCGGGAGCTTCACGCGCTTCGATGCGGTCAAGCGCGCGGATAACGTCGAAGATTTGTTCGCGGCCCTCGAAGCCCATAACTGA
- a CDS encoding DUF4139 domain-containing protein yields MFSAKWLLLGIPVAGAVGLGVGVDRWLSAAGEAKQDLKPATTLPISRVVLFNSGVGYFSRSGEVEGDARVDLTFPESDVNDLLKSMVLEDFGNGRISAVSYDSREPIARTLSSFAINLNNNPTFAGIIAQLRGERIEVAVSATAANQPGKLTGTIVGVEKQKVPVGTQTTDAEVLNMWCAEGMRAIKMSDIQSLRFSNPVIESEFRRALEVLALSHDSQKKAVQLHFAGEGKRKVQVGYVIDAPIWKTSYRLLLKDQDKPYLQGWAMVENPTDEDWSTVKMALVSGRPISFKMDLYNPLYINRPTVEPELFASLRPVTYSGGFKNDGRVVNGPRHLEDLARAPQSAPPGLPAPGGPGFGGPGGMPGGGPGSGAGGFGGGGAQFGLADTRDKFKEAENKRYAQDFGRELAGKMSTGSVGNAATAGALGDFFQYTIDHPVTLVRQKSALLPIVGKDIEGTRVSIYNASVQAKHPLLGLRLKNTSGAHLNQGPITVFEGSTYAGDTRVLDVQPNEERLLSYAIDLGTEVDPKGGAGKQKITSVKAVKGIVTTTTKITEETTYKAVNRSQTDRTLLIEHPNRKNQQFKLVDTDKPAEDTPEVLRFQTQVKAGETKSFTVKEEKDIEQSMALTNGSENQIRYFVSLSEASAGLKAKLQEALKIKSDWDVTLRELRHVQSELQRLSVDQERIRKNLRETPKEADVYATYLKKLSDQEKEIDALTAKEKEHTATEFKARKKYEDYLANISD; encoded by the coding sequence ATGTTTAGCGCGAAGTGGCTGCTGTTGGGCATCCCGGTCGCGGGTGCGGTCGGGCTGGGGGTGGGCGTCGATCGATGGCTCAGCGCGGCCGGCGAAGCGAAGCAAGACCTCAAACCCGCAACCACGCTCCCGATCTCCCGTGTGGTCCTGTTCAACAGCGGGGTCGGGTACTTCTCGCGCTCGGGCGAGGTGGAGGGTGACGCGCGCGTCGATCTCACGTTCCCCGAAAGCGACGTGAACGACCTGCTCAAGAGCATGGTCCTCGAAGACTTCGGGAACGGGCGCATTTCCGCCGTGTCCTACGACTCCCGCGAGCCTATCGCGCGCACCCTCAGCTCGTTCGCGATCAACCTGAACAACAACCCGACATTCGCGGGCATCATCGCCCAACTGCGCGGCGAGCGCATTGAGGTCGCCGTTAGCGCGACGGCCGCGAACCAGCCGGGCAAGCTCACGGGAACCATCGTCGGCGTTGAGAAACAGAAGGTTCCCGTGGGCACCCAAACGACCGACGCGGAAGTGCTCAATATGTGGTGCGCGGAGGGGATGCGCGCCATCAAGATGAGCGACATCCAGTCCCTCCGGTTCAGCAACCCGGTCATCGAGAGCGAGTTCCGGCGCGCACTGGAAGTGCTGGCTCTGAGCCACGACAGCCAGAAGAAGGCCGTACAGTTACACTTCGCAGGCGAGGGCAAGCGCAAGGTCCAGGTCGGGTACGTCATCGACGCGCCCATCTGGAAGACCAGCTACCGTCTGCTCTTGAAGGACCAGGACAAGCCGTATCTGCAAGGTTGGGCGATGGTCGAGAACCCGACCGACGAGGACTGGTCCACGGTCAAGATGGCGCTCGTGAGCGGGCGCCCGATCAGCTTCAAGATGGACCTGTACAACCCGCTCTACATCAACCGACCCACCGTCGAACCCGAACTCTTCGCGTCACTCCGACCCGTCACCTACTCCGGCGGGTTCAAGAACGACGGTCGGGTCGTCAATGGCCCGCGGCATTTGGAAGACCTCGCTCGCGCACCGCAGAGCGCACCCCCAGGGCTCCCCGCCCCTGGTGGTCCTGGCTTCGGCGGTCCCGGTGGTATGCCCGGAGGAGGCCCCGGAAGCGGGGCCGGCGGCTTCGGCGGAGGAGGTGCTCAATTCGGCCTCGCCGACACGCGAGACAAGTTCAAGGAAGCCGAAAACAAACGGTACGCGCAAGACTTTGGCCGCGAACTCGCCGGCAAGATGAGTACGGGGAGTGTCGGTAATGCGGCGACGGCGGGCGCGCTGGGCGACTTCTTCCAGTACACGATTGACCACCCGGTCACGCTGGTCCGGCAGAAGAGCGCGCTGCTCCCGATCGTGGGTAAGGACATCGAAGGGACGCGCGTCTCGATCTACAACGCATCGGTCCAAGCGAAGCACCCGCTGCTGGGCTTGCGCCTCAAAAACACGAGTGGTGCGCACCTGAATCAGGGGCCGATCACCGTGTTCGAGGGGAGCACCTATGCCGGGGACACCCGCGTCCTCGACGTTCAGCCCAACGAAGAGCGCCTGCTTTCCTACGCCATCGACCTGGGTACCGAGGTCGACCCCAAGGGCGGCGCGGGCAAGCAGAAGATCACCAGCGTCAAGGCTGTCAAAGGCATCGTGACCACCACCACGAAGATCACGGAAGAGACCACATACAAGGCAGTAAACCGCTCGCAAACGGATCGTACCCTGTTGATCGAACACCCGAACCGCAAGAACCAGCAGTTCAAGCTCGTGGACACGGATAAGCCGGCCGAGGACACACCCGAGGTGCTCCGGTTCCAGACCCAGGTGAAGGCCGGCGAAACCAAGTCCTTCACGGTCAAGGAAGAGAAGGACATCGAGCAGTCTATGGCCTTGACCAACGGGTCCGAGAACCAGATCCGGTACTTCGTCTCGCTGAGCGAGGCCAGCGCGGGCCTCAAGGCGAAGCTCCAAGAGGCGCTGAAGATCAAGAGCGACTGGGACGTGACGCTCCGCGAACTGCGTCATGTCCAGTCCGAACTCCAGCGCCTCAGCGTCGACCAGGAACGGATTCGGAAGAACCTGCGTGAGACGCCGAAGGAAGCGGACGTGTACGCGACGTACCTGAAGAAGCTCTCGGACCAGGAAAAAGAGATCGACGCGCTGACCGCGAAAGAGAAGGAGCACACCGCGACCGAGTTCAAGGCGCGCAAGAAGTACGAAGATTACCTCGCCAACATCTCCGACTGA
- a CDS encoding GNAT family N-acetyltransferase: MNLYRDTHYTFRFAEDRLIPRFHLEGVEPGRAVTVFALADDGSRSHLLAKARVGEGGWVELADSLVVRAGSGFVAVPAPVYTIRDEVPTDAEGVRLVNRLAFNGDAEADLVEVLRAGGYVRASLVAESEGRIVGHILLSDLPIVTECGTVSALALAPMAVLPEFQNLGVGSRLVPAGLDACRERGHRIVVVLGHPAFYPRFGFSPALAMRLSSPFSGEAFMAAELVPGALTGVAGRVEYTPPFGAWV; the protein is encoded by the coding sequence ATGAACCTCTATCGCGACACACACTACACCTTTCGTTTCGCGGAAGATCGGCTCATTCCGCGGTTCCACCTAGAAGGCGTCGAACCGGGACGCGCGGTGACCGTCTTCGCGCTTGCGGACGACGGATCGCGCTCGCACCTTCTGGCGAAAGCGCGTGTGGGGGAGGGCGGTTGGGTGGAACTGGCGGACTCGCTCGTTGTGCGTGCGGGAAGCGGGTTCGTTGCGGTACCGGCGCCGGTGTACACGATTCGTGACGAAGTTCCCACCGATGCCGAGGGCGTCCGGCTCGTGAACCGGCTCGCGTTCAACGGGGACGCGGAGGCCGATCTGGTCGAGGTGCTCCGCGCGGGCGGGTACGTTCGCGCGTCGCTCGTCGCGGAAAGCGAGGGGCGAATCGTCGGTCATATTCTGCTCAGTGATCTGCCGATCGTCACCGAATGCGGAACCGTTTCCGCGCTGGCACTCGCACCAATGGCCGTGTTGCCGGAGTTTCAGAATCTCGGCGTCGGCTCGCGACTGGTACCCGCGGGACTCGATGCGTGCCGTGAACGGGGGCACCGGATCGTCGTCGTACTCGGGCACCCGGCGTTCTACCCGCGGTTCGGGTTCTCGCCAGCGCTGGCCATGCGGCTCAGCTCCCCGTTCTCGGGCGAAGCGTTCATGGCGGCCGAGTTGGTGCCCGGCGCGCTCACCGGGGTTGCGGGCCGCGTCGAGTACACGCCGCCGTTCGGAGCCTGGGTGTGA
- a CDS encoding FMN-binding negative transcriptional regulator has translation MYTPPYFAETDRTALHDLIERHSFGVLVSLVDGVPFATHLPFLLNRDAGPHGALVGHVARANPHWRELTAQPALAVFSGPHAYISPTWYESTHVVPTWNYVAVHVTGRATLVEERDALLDIVRRTVTYYESALSNPWVMDESGTFVDRLLPQIVGFRIEITKIEGKQKLNQNHPTERREKVIRALQSRGDENATDIASLMRATLDTGK, from the coding sequence GTGTACACACCGCCGTACTTCGCCGAGACCGACCGCACCGCGCTCCACGATCTCATTGAGCGACACAGTTTCGGCGTGCTCGTGTCACTCGTGGACGGGGTACCGTTCGCGACGCACTTACCCTTCCTTCTCAACCGCGACGCGGGTCCACACGGCGCACTCGTCGGCCACGTGGCCCGCGCGAACCCGCACTGGCGCGAACTGACCGCGCAGCCCGCGCTCGCGGTGTTCAGCGGGCCGCACGCCTACATCTCGCCGACGTGGTACGAGAGCACACACGTCGTCCCCACCTGGAACTATGTCGCGGTTCACGTGACCGGGCGCGCGACACTTGTCGAGGAACGCGACGCGCTACTCGACATCGTTCGGCGCACCGTCACCTACTACGAATCCGCGCTGTCGAACCCGTGGGTGATGGACGAGTCCGGCACGTTCGTGGACCGGCTCCTGCCGCAAATCGTCGGGTTCCGGATCGAGATCACAAAAATTGAAGGGAAGCAGAAACTCAACCAGAACCACCCCACCGAGCGCCGGGAGAAAGTGATCCGCGCATTACAGTCACGGGGCGACGAGAACGCCACAGACATCGCGTCACTGATGCGAGCCACACTCGATACTGGGAAATAA
- a CDS encoding beta-ketoacyl-[acyl-carrier-protein] synthase family protein, translating into MRRRVVITGMGVITPLGHSVGELFASQIEGRTAVGPISRFDASTLATTFASEVKHFDLAKYLKDATRFAHSGLNTRFALGAAQQAIADAELLDESHGDRGRIGVYLGVGEGQENFAGLINSTAAAVTSGSDRADPVRFITALRPVLDARNESEVETHTTIGHLANLFALDGPTVSCLTACAAGSQAIGEAAELIRTGDADAMVAGGSQSMLHPLGVAGFTRLSALSQRNDSPQTASRPFDLTRDGFVIGEGAGVVVLEELEHAKARGATIYAELTGYGSTADAYRMTDPHPAGKGAIRCIANALTDAGLRPIDIGYINAHGTSTAANDAMETVAIKSVFGDYAHKIPVSSSKSMLGHLIAAAGAVELVISVMAIRSGVLPPTTNYETKDPACDLDYIPNAAREVRVDHVLSNSFGFGGQNVALVMSRYRA; encoded by the coding sequence ATGCGTAGGCGTGTCGTCATCACCGGGATGGGCGTCATCACCCCTCTGGGGCACAGCGTGGGCGAGTTGTTCGCCTCGCAGATCGAGGGGCGCACGGCGGTCGGGCCGATTTCGCGGTTCGACGCCTCGACCCTGGCCACCACGTTCGCCTCGGAAGTGAAACACTTCGACCTCGCGAAGTACCTGAAGGACGCGACCCGGTTCGCCCACAGTGGGTTGAACACTCGGTTCGCGCTCGGCGCCGCGCAGCAGGCTATTGCGGACGCCGAACTGTTGGACGAGTCCCACGGCGACCGGGGGCGGATCGGCGTCTACCTCGGGGTCGGCGAGGGGCAAGAGAACTTCGCGGGGCTCATCAACAGTACCGCAGCGGCGGTTACGAGCGGTAGCGACCGCGCCGACCCCGTGCGGTTCATCACGGCTCTGCGGCCGGTCCTCGACGCACGCAACGAGTCCGAGGTCGAAACGCACACCACGATCGGCCACCTGGCGAACCTGTTCGCACTGGACGGCCCGACCGTGTCCTGCCTCACCGCGTGCGCGGCCGGGTCGCAAGCGATCGGCGAGGCCGCAGAGCTGATCCGTACCGGCGACGCGGACGCGATGGTCGCGGGCGGATCGCAGAGCATGTTACACCCGCTCGGGGTCGCCGGGTTCACCCGACTCAGCGCCCTATCACAGCGGAACGACAGCCCCCAAACGGCGAGCCGGCCGTTCGACCTCACGCGCGACGGGTTCGTAATCGGTGAGGGGGCGGGAGTCGTGGTTCTGGAGGAACTGGAACACGCGAAAGCACGCGGCGCGACGATCTACGCCGAACTCACCGGCTACGGCTCCACGGCCGATGCGTACCGGATGACCGACCCCCACCCCGCGGGTAAGGGCGCGATCCGGTGCATCGCGAACGCCCTCACCGACGCCGGGCTGCGCCCCATCGACATCGGCTACATCAACGCCCACGGCACCAGCACCGCCGCGAACGACGCGATGGAAACGGTGGCGATCAAATCTGTGTTCGGCGACTACGCCCACAAGATCCCCGTTTCGAGCAGCAAGAGCATGCTCGGGCACCTGATCGCCGCTGCCGGGGCCGTCGAACTGGTGATTTCTGTGATGGCGATCCGCTCGGGCGTGCTCCCGCCGACCACCAATTACGAGACAAAAGACCCGGCCTGCGACCTGGATTATATCCCCAACGCGGCGCGCGAGGTCCGAGTCGACCACGTTCTCTCAAACAGCTTCGGCTTCGGGGGCCAGAACGTGGCGCTCGTGATGAGCCGATATCGCGCGTAG
- a CDS encoding PAS domain S-box protein, whose product MVTASPISPDFRLLFESAPGLYLVLLPDSPKFTIAAVSEAYLRATMTERVAILGRGIFDVFPDNPDDPGATGVRNLRASLERARDLRKPDAMAVQKYDVRRPADEGGAFEERYWSPVNSPVLGPDGRVAYIVHRVEDVTDFIYLRMRGIEHERRADDLIARGQRLEAEVFQRAQQIQEANRQLREANEELTRLKAELEERVRERTAQLTEANDHLQAEVDARLRSERELWRKREKLRVTLESIGDAVIATDTRGLVTVLNPVAERLTGWAAADATGAPISDLFRVVNQHTREPVENPVARVLADGENAELARGTVLIARDGTERPIDDSAAPIRADDGTLLGAVLIFRDVTERCATEDALRRERTLLRTLIDALPIAIWTKDADARFVVSNPAHVELVRAPDEAAVTGKTGFDFHPPDLAQEYHEDDLRVLRDGETVFNKEELVRDPEGRERWHLVLKTPLRGTGGEIVGLVGASRNIQPLKETENALRASEAMLRGAFEDSNVPMVITALDHRFLRANAAFARLFGYTQTEMLNMSTADVTYPDDLPESYARRELLLAGASHFVQHKRYVHKDGHILWGMTSVSLVRDERGHPALYVGQVQDVTDRKLAEEELRESEWRFRAFFDATTAGMVELSPDARILNANQAFCRMIGYTEEELRTRAVSDFVYPEDLNEVLRQYEHIGRAEGASYEADRRYRRKDGSTLWARISVVAARDATGRPVRASAVIIDISDRRAAEESLRVSEERFRLVVDGVRDYAVFMLDPGGNVLTWNAGAERLFGYPAAEIVGCHYSAFYRSEDLDAGRAEEELRLAVLRGRFEDEAWQLRKDGTRFWGGVVITVLHDGSGELRGFTKVVRDLTERRRLEDQFRQAQKMDAIGRLAGGVAHDFNNLLTVINVSGQLLMEQLPPRDPGRRLVKEIATAGERATALTAKLLAFSRKAIVEPRVLDLNEVITQSELLLHRILGEDVRLATALDPNLRPVKVDPTHAEQIVINLAVNARDAMPRGGQLTIETRNVTLREEDAVTYPELPCGRYVLMAVSDTGTGMTDEVKARIFEPFFTTKEIGKGTGLGLAMVYGAVKTHRGHIAVYSEVGVGTTFKILLPVTDETRPGPRSGELRTVPRGAETILLVEDEETVRRLARLALEMHGYTVLEASGGVEAVRTAVEHPTPIHMLVSDVVMPVMGGREVAEALRAQRPGVKVLFVSGYTDDAIVRHGIVEATDAFLQKPFTPTSLARKVRAVLDGTE is encoded by the coding sequence ATGGTTACCGCCTCGCCCATATCTCCCGACTTTCGGCTCCTCTTCGAGTCGGCCCCTGGGCTGTACCTCGTTCTGCTCCCCGATTCCCCCAAGTTCACCATTGCGGCCGTCAGTGAGGCGTACCTCCGCGCGACCATGACCGAGCGCGTGGCGATCCTCGGGCGCGGGATCTTCGACGTGTTCCCGGACAACCCGGACGACCCCGGCGCCACTGGTGTGCGCAACCTTCGCGCATCCCTAGAGCGCGCACGGGATCTCCGCAAGCCGGACGCGATGGCCGTCCAGAAGTACGACGTCCGGCGCCCGGCCGACGAAGGCGGGGCGTTCGAGGAACGGTACTGGAGCCCTGTGAACTCGCCGGTGCTCGGGCCGGACGGGCGCGTCGCGTACATCGTCCACCGCGTCGAGGACGTCACGGATTTCATTTACCTCCGCATGCGCGGGATCGAGCACGAACGGCGTGCGGACGATCTGATCGCGCGCGGGCAGCGGTTGGAGGCCGAGGTCTTCCAGCGGGCGCAGCAGATCCAGGAAGCGAACCGGCAGCTCCGCGAAGCGAACGAGGAACTCACTCGACTCAAGGCGGAACTTGAAGAGCGCGTGCGCGAGCGCACGGCCCAGTTGACGGAAGCCAACGACCACCTCCAGGCCGAAGTGGACGCGCGCCTTCGGTCCGAACGGGAACTGTGGCGCAAGCGCGAGAAGCTGCGCGTAACGCTGGAGAGCATCGGCGACGCGGTGATCGCCACCGACACGCGGGGACTGGTGACGGTGCTCAATCCCGTAGCCGAGCGCCTCACCGGTTGGGCGGCCGCGGACGCCACCGGCGCACCAATCAGCGATTTGTTCCGGGTCGTCAACCAACACACTCGGGAACCGGTCGAGAACCCCGTCGCGCGAGTTCTGGCCGACGGCGAGAATGCCGAACTAGCCCGGGGCACCGTTCTCATCGCCCGGGACGGCACCGAGCGCCCGATCGACGATTCCGCCGCACCGATTCGGGCCGACGACGGCACACTCCTCGGCGCGGTCCTTATTTTCCGCGACGTGACCGAGCGGTGCGCGACCGAAGACGCCTTGCGGCGCGAGCGCACGCTCCTGCGCACGCTCATTGATGCGCTGCCGATCGCGATCTGGACGAAGGACGCGGACGCGCGGTTCGTCGTCAGCAATCCGGCACACGTCGAACTCGTTCGTGCACCGGACGAGGCCGCAGTCACGGGGAAGACCGGCTTCGATTTTCACCCGCCCGATCTTGCGCAGGAGTACCACGAAGACGACCTACGAGTGCTCCGCGACGGCGAAACGGTCTTCAACAAAGAAGAACTGGTGCGCGATCCCGAGGGGCGCGAGCGCTGGCACCTCGTTCTGAAAACGCCCCTGCGCGGCACCGGCGGAGAAATTGTGGGACTGGTTGGCGCCAGCCGGAACATTCAGCCGCTCAAGGAAACCGAGAACGCGCTGCGCGCGAGCGAGGCCATGCTGCGCGGGGCGTTCGAGGACTCGAACGTGCCGATGGTTATCACGGCGCTGGACCACCGGTTCCTCCGGGCCAACGCCGCGTTCGCCCGACTGTTCGGCTACACGCAGACCGAAATGCTGAACATGTCAACGGCGGACGTCACCTACCCCGACGACCTGCCCGAGAGTTACGCCCGCCGGGAACTGCTCCTGGCCGGCGCGTCGCACTTCGTCCAGCACAAGCGCTACGTCCACAAGGACGGGCACATCCTCTGGGGGATGACGAGCGTGTCGCTCGTCCGCGACGAGCGCGGGCACCCAGCGCTGTACGTCGGTCAGGTGCAGGACGTCACCGATCGGAAGCTGGCGGAAGAGGAGCTGCGCGAGAGCGAGTGGCGGTTCCGGGCATTCTTCGACGCGACGACCGCCGGCATGGTCGAGCTCTCGCCCGACGCCCGTATTCTGAACGCGAATCAGGCGTTCTGCCGGATGATCGGGTACACCGAGGAAGAACTGCGCACCAGGGCCGTGTCGGACTTTGTGTACCCCGAAGACCTGAACGAAGTGCTGCGCCAATACGAGCACATTGGGCGAGCCGAGGGCGCTTCATACGAGGCGGACCGGCGCTACCGGCGGAAGGACGGCAGCACCCTTTGGGCGCGGATCAGCGTGGTCGCCGCGCGCGACGCGACCGGGCGCCCGGTTCGGGCCTCGGCCGTAATAATCGACATCTCGGACCGGCGCGCGGCGGAGGAGTCCCTGCGCGTCAGCGAGGAGCGGTTCCGGCTCGTGGTGGACGGGGTCCGGGATTACGCCGTGTTCATGCTCGATCCGGGCGGCAACGTGCTCACCTGGAACGCCGGGGCCGAGCGCCTCTTCGGGTACCCGGCCGCGGAAATCGTCGGGTGCCACTATTCCGCCTTCTACCGGTCCGAAGATCTCGACGCGGGCCGGGCCGAAGAGGAACTTCGACTGGCCGTTCTTCGCGGGCGCTTCGAGGACGAGGCGTGGCAGTTGCGCAAGGACGGGACGCGATTCTGGGGCGGGGTCGTCATCACGGTGCTACACGACGGGTCCGGGGAACTCCGCGGGTTCACGAAAGTGGTCCGCGATCTGACCGAGCGCCGGCGCCTGGAAGACCAGTTCCGGCAAGCCCAAAAGATGGACGCCATTGGGCGCTTGGCGGGCGGTGTGGCGCACGATTTCAACAACCTGCTCACCGTCATCAACGTGTCGGGGCAGCTCCTGATGGAGCAACTCCCCCCGCGCGACCCGGGGCGCCGGCTCGTGAAGGAGATTGCGACCGCGGGCGAGCGGGCGACCGCGCTGACGGCCAAGCTGCTCGCGTTCAGCCGCAAGGCCATCGTGGAGCCGCGCGTCCTCGATCTGAACGAGGTGATAACGCAATCGGAACTGCTCCTGCACCGGATTCTGGGCGAGGACGTGCGCCTAGCGACGGCCCTGGACCCGAACCTGCGCCCGGTCAAAGTGGACCCGACGCACGCAGAGCAGATCGTCATCAATCTCGCGGTCAACGCGCGCGACGCGATGCCCCGCGGGGGGCAACTGACCATCGAAACCCGTAACGTAACGCTCCGGGAAGAGGACGCGGTCACGTACCCGGAGCTCCCGTGCGGGCGGTACGTCCTCATGGCCGTTTCGGACACCGGGACCGGGATGACGGACGAGGTGAAGGCGCGGATCTTCGAGCCGTTCTTCACGACCAAAGAGATCGGCAAGGGAACAGGGTTGGGGTTGGCGATGGTGTACGGGGCCGTCAAAACGCACCGCGGGCACATCGCCGTTTACAGCGAGGTCGGCGTGGGTACGACGTTCAAAATTTTGCTGCCGGTAACCGACGAAACGCGCCCGGGGCCACGATCCGGCGAGCTACGGACCGTTCCGCGGGGCGCGGAGACGATCCTGCTCGTCGAGGACGAAGAAACGGTCCGGCGCCTGGCCCGGCTTGCGCTGGAGATGCACGGGTATACGGTCCTGGAAGCGAGCGGCGGTGTGGAAGCAGTGCGCACGGCAGTGGAGCACCCGACCCCGATTCACATGCTGGTGTCCGATGTCGTGATGCCGGTCATGGGCGGGCGCGAGGTCGCTGAGGCGCTGCGTGCGCAGAGACCGGGGGTCAAAGTCCTGTTTGTGAGCGGGTACACCGACGACGCGATCGTGCGCCACGGAATCGTGGAAGCAACCGATGCGTTCCTCCAGAAACCGTTCACCCCCACCTCACTCGCACGGAAAGTGCGGGCCGTGCTCGACGGAACCGAGTAG